A genomic stretch from Streptomyces sp. SAI-127 includes:
- a CDS encoding SDR family oxidoreductase codes for MQISVPDVSSKSLTELVSLSGRRAVVTGAGRGLGRAVAERLTEAGADVLVADIQHELATAVAEDLGARGQGRALAAPLDVTDPDSVVAAADLAVRELGGIDIWVNNAGVFPSVPALEMSDKAFDEVFAVNTRGVFLGSREAARRMSEAGRGGVIVNVVSTAGFRGTAPGLAAYVGSKHAARGLTRQLALEFAPFGIRVLGVAPTFVPTEGNMAAAAAAGVPLDSEALLSVMRPGPLGRLGVPDDIARVVLFCASDLSAFMTGSTLLADAGETT; via the coding sequence GTGCAGATATCCGTACCCGACGTCTCGTCGAAGTCCCTGACCGAACTCGTCTCGCTGTCCGGGCGGCGCGCCGTCGTGACCGGCGCGGGCCGGGGGCTCGGCCGGGCCGTCGCCGAACGGCTGACCGAGGCGGGCGCGGACGTGCTCGTCGCCGACATCCAGCACGAGCTCGCCACGGCCGTCGCCGAGGACCTCGGCGCCCGGGGTCAGGGCCGCGCCCTGGCCGCCCCTCTTGACGTCACCGACCCCGACAGTGTCGTGGCCGCCGCCGACCTCGCGGTCCGGGAGCTCGGCGGGATCGACATCTGGGTGAACAACGCCGGGGTCTTCCCCAGCGTCCCCGCGCTGGAGATGTCCGACAAGGCCTTCGACGAGGTGTTCGCCGTCAACACCCGCGGCGTCTTCCTCGGCTCCCGGGAGGCCGCGCGCCGGATGAGCGAGGCCGGGCGCGGGGGCGTCATCGTCAACGTCGTGTCCACGGCCGGGTTCCGCGGGACGGCCCCCGGGCTCGCCGCGTACGTCGGCTCCAAGCACGCGGCACGCGGCCTCACCCGTCAACTCGCCCTGGAGTTCGCCCCGTTCGGCATCCGCGTGCTGGGGGTCGCACCGACCTTCGTGCCGACCGAGGGGAACATGGCGGCGGCCGCGGCGGCCGGGGTCCCCTTGGACTCCGAGGCGCTCCTCTCCGTGATGAGGCCAGGGCCCCTCGGCCGGCTCGGTGTGCCGGACGACATCGCCCGGGTGGTGCTGTTCTGCGCGAGCGACCTCTCGGCCTTCATGACGGGCAGCACGCTCCTCGCGGACGCCGGTGAGACGACGTAA
- a CDS encoding GlxA family transcriptional regulator has protein sequence MSTDPHRVAVLVYHGVKLLDVAGPAEVFGEANLLGADYRIALVSTTGADVTSSIGMRIAVDGSATTQPDPDTFLIPGGDVYPRTPVTRELAEAARELAGRAGRVASVCSGAFVLGATGLLDGRRATTHWKITGELAARHPKARVEPDAIYVRDGTVYTSAGVTAGIDLALALVEEDHGPDISRQVARSLVVYLHRAGGQSQFSAPLQGPPPRSPALRRVVDLVTADPAGPYSLAELAGRLNVSTRHLTRLFREELGTTPARYVESIRFDIAKSLLDQGYTATQTASMAGFPSYESLRRVFARELSISPAAYQRRFATARREQAG, from the coding sequence GTGAGCACCGACCCGCACCGGGTGGCCGTCCTCGTCTACCACGGCGTCAAGCTGCTGGACGTCGCCGGTCCCGCCGAGGTGTTCGGGGAGGCGAACCTGCTCGGCGCCGACTACCGGATCGCCCTGGTGTCGACGACGGGCGCCGATGTCACCTCTTCGATCGGCATGCGGATCGCCGTCGACGGCAGCGCCACCACGCAGCCGGATCCCGACACGTTCCTGATCCCGGGCGGAGACGTCTATCCCAGGACCCCCGTGACGCGCGAACTCGCCGAAGCGGCCAGGGAGCTGGCGGGGCGCGCCGGCCGAGTCGCCTCGGTGTGCTCCGGTGCCTTCGTCCTCGGCGCGACGGGCCTTCTGGACGGCAGACGGGCGACCACCCACTGGAAGATCACCGGCGAACTCGCCGCCCGGCACCCGAAGGCACGCGTCGAGCCAGACGCCATCTACGTGCGCGACGGCACTGTCTACACGTCAGCGGGCGTCACAGCGGGAATCGATCTCGCGCTCGCCCTCGTCGAAGAGGACCACGGTCCCGACATCAGTCGGCAGGTGGCGCGCTCCCTTGTGGTCTATCTGCATCGAGCGGGCGGCCAATCGCAGTTCTCCGCTCCCCTGCAGGGCCCGCCGCCCCGGTCTCCCGCCCTGCGCCGGGTCGTAGACCTGGTCACGGCGGACCCGGCCGGCCCCTACTCCCTGGCCGAACTGGCGGGGCGGCTCAACGTCAGTACGCGTCACCTCACCAGGCTGTTCCGCGAGGAACTGGGCACCACGCCGGCCCGGTACGTCGAGTCGATCCGCTTCGACATCGCGAAATCCCTTCTGGATCAGGGGTACACCGCCACGCAGACGGCGTCCATGGCCGGTTTCCCGAGTTACGAGAGCCTGCGCCGCGTCTTCGCCCGGGAGTTGTCCATCAGTCCCGCCGCCTACCAGCGCCGGTTCGCCACCGCGCGGCGCGAACAGGCCGGGTAG
- a CDS encoding HD domain-containing protein: MTDIIAGVEIPETSAVVEATEFLRARTSPLIFHHSRRVFLFGSLHARARDLLPDPEVLYISAMFHDAGLVIPFSETQQRFELDGADHARKFLLDRGFSESAAEVAWKAIALHTTPGIPGRMEPEVAATNYGVLTDAIGWGMDTLEVDQMDEIVAVHPRGDFKKEFLQAFVDGLKNRPDTTYGTVNADILEHFLPGFRRTSMVERVIDAPWPR; encoded by the coding sequence ATGACGGACATCATCGCAGGGGTGGAGATACCCGAGACATCGGCTGTCGTGGAGGCCACGGAATTTCTTCGGGCGAGGACGAGCCCCCTGATCTTCCACCACTCCCGGCGGGTATTTCTCTTCGGCTCTCTGCACGCGCGGGCAAGGGACCTTCTGCCTGATCCCGAGGTGCTCTACATCTCGGCGATGTTCCATGACGCGGGCCTTGTGATCCCGTTCTCCGAGACGCAGCAGCGCTTCGAGCTGGACGGCGCCGACCATGCGCGGAAGTTCCTGCTCGACCGCGGGTTTTCCGAGAGCGCCGCCGAGGTCGCCTGGAAGGCGATCGCCCTGCACACCACGCCGGGGATTCCAGGCCGCATGGAGCCCGAGGTCGCCGCCACGAACTACGGCGTGCTGACCGACGCGATCGGCTGGGGGATGGACACGCTGGAAGTCGACCAGATGGACGAGATCGTCGCCGTTCACCCGCGGGGCGATTTCAAGAAGGAATTCCTGCAGGCATTCGTAGACGGCCTCAAAAACCGCCCAGACACCACTTACGGGACCGTCAACGCGGATATTCTGGAACACTTCCTTCCCGGTTTTCGCCGTACGTCCATGGTGGAGCGCGTCATCGATGCTCCCTGGCCGCGATGA
- a CDS encoding NADP-dependent oxidoreductase, with product MRAITVRGREAGLTGLTLEDLPHPHAAENDVIVRVHAAGFTRGELDWPATWTDRAGRDRTPSVPGHEVSGVVTELGYGTTGLTVGQRVFGPTDWTRNGSLAEYVAVEARNLAPLPADVDHAAAAALPISGLTAWQGLFDHARLTTGQTVLVHGAAGGVGSIAVQLAHEAGARVVGTGRSADRDTVLGLGAHAFLDLEADRWEDIGQVDVVFDVIGGDILDRSATLVRPGGTLVSIAHQPTVRPDDGQAVFFVVEPDRVRLADLARRLRDGRLRVRVGAVRSLADAPAAFTSRERVPGRTIIRVAED from the coding sequence ATGCGCGCCATCACTGTCCGGGGTCGCGAGGCCGGGCTCACGGGGTTGACCCTGGAGGATCTTCCCCACCCCCATGCCGCCGAGAACGACGTCATCGTCCGGGTGCACGCCGCCGGCTTCACCCGAGGCGAGCTCGACTGGCCCGCGACCTGGACCGACCGTGCCGGCCGCGACCGCACGCCGAGCGTGCCCGGCCACGAGGTCTCGGGGGTGGTGACGGAACTCGGGTACGGAACCACCGGCCTCACCGTCGGCCAGCGAGTCTTCGGACCGACCGACTGGACCCGCAACGGCTCGCTCGCCGAGTACGTCGCAGTGGAAGCCCGCAACCTCGCCCCGCTCCCCGCCGACGTCGACCACGCGGCGGCCGCCGCACTGCCGATCTCCGGACTGACCGCCTGGCAGGGCCTGTTCGACCACGCCCGTCTCACCACCGGCCAGACCGTCCTGGTCCACGGAGCCGCCGGCGGCGTCGGCTCGATCGCCGTCCAGCTCGCTCACGAAGCGGGAGCCCGCGTGGTCGGCACGGGCCGCTCCGCCGACCGGGACACCGTCCTTGGCCTGGGCGCGCACGCGTTCCTCGACCTGGAGGCCGACCGGTGGGAAGACATCGGCCAGGTCGATGTCGTGTTCGACGTGATCGGCGGCGACATCCTCGACCGCTCGGCCACCCTCGTGCGCCCCGGTGGCACGCTCGTCAGCATCGCGCATCAGCCCACCGTGCGCCCCGACGACGGACAGGCCGTGTTCTTCGTCGTGGAACCCGACCGCGTACGCCTCGCCGACCTCGCCCGGCGTCTGCGGGACGGCCGGCTGCGGGTGCGCGTCGGTGCGGTGCGGTCGCTTGCCGACGCGCCAGCCGCGTTCACCTCGCGAGAGCGTGTCCCCGGCCGCACGATCATTCGGGTCGCCGAGGACTGA
- a CDS encoding carboxypeptidase-like regulatory domain-containing protein: MPSPAAVRSSTGVPVSGHVIGAESAPVPRAVITLISLDGRQVGRMVAHSDGAYAVDAPGPGSYVLIASAEGYQPQASTVVVGGEPVSYDILLSGTSGLVGTVRSAGLGKPVAGAMVVAADVRGDVLASGLSDTDGTFGFAELVPGQLTLAVTAAGHRPLALPVEIAAQGVTRTELELSPGLHVRGLVQAAGRPLNDARVTLIDTAGNVVATATTGEDGGYAFTDLDGGEYTVTAAGYPPKATQVTVHGSGVESHDIELSHPGE, encoded by the coding sequence GTGCCGAGCCCGGCCGCTGTCCGGTCCTCCACCGGCGTCCCGGTCAGCGGGCACGTCATCGGCGCCGAGTCGGCACCCGTGCCGCGGGCGGTCATCACCCTGATCTCGCTGGACGGGCGGCAGGTGGGCCGCATGGTGGCCCACTCGGACGGTGCCTACGCGGTGGACGCGCCGGGACCGGGAAGCTACGTGCTCATCGCCTCCGCCGAGGGCTACCAGCCGCAGGCGTCCACGGTCGTGGTCGGCGGCGAGCCGGTCTCGTACGACATCCTGCTCTCCGGCACCAGCGGCCTGGTCGGCACGGTCAGGTCGGCCGGCCTCGGGAAGCCGGTCGCCGGCGCCATGGTGGTCGCGGCCGACGTGCGCGGCGATGTGCTGGCCTCCGGGCTCTCCGACACGGACGGCACCTTCGGCTTCGCGGAACTGGTGCCCGGCCAGTTGACCCTCGCGGTGACCGCGGCCGGCCACCGGCCGCTCGCGCTGCCCGTCGAGATCGCCGCGCAGGGCGTCACCAGGACCGAGCTCGAACTCTCCCCCGGCCTGCACGTGCGGGGCCTGGTCCAAGCCGCGGGCCGACCGCTGAACGACGCGCGGGTCACGCTCATCGACACGGCCGGCAACGTGGTGGCCACCGCGACCACCGGCGAGGACGGCGGCTATGCCTTCACCGACCTCGACGGCGGCGAGTACACGGTCACGGCGGCCGGCTACCCGCCGAAGGCCACCCAGGTGACCGTGCACGGCTCCGGTGTGGAAAGCCACGACATCGAGCTCTCCCACCCGGGCGAGTGA
- a CDS encoding MarR family transcriptional regulator — MTGISEAPASQGVDQVAAGLVACLPTLNRYVKQSIDRRLPHLSLPERQLALLQYVAEHADATVHEAAEALRMMPNNVSALVTRLTDAGLLERHQDDIDRRVAHLRVTAKARQRIVQAEDVAARQLAAALRTLTDGDRDALGSALGALEALTRRLRDHSAA, encoded by the coding sequence ATGACCGGAATCAGTGAGGCTCCTGCGAGCCAGGGCGTCGACCAGGTGGCCGCGGGCCTCGTGGCGTGCCTGCCCACACTGAACCGGTACGTCAAGCAGAGCATCGACCGGCGACTGCCCCATCTCAGTCTCCCCGAGCGGCAGTTGGCCCTGCTCCAGTACGTCGCCGAGCACGCCGACGCGACCGTCCACGAGGCGGCCGAAGCGCTGCGGATGATGCCGAACAACGTCAGCGCCCTGGTCACCCGCCTCACCGACGCGGGTCTGCTGGAACGCCACCAGGACGACATCGACCGGCGTGTCGCGCACCTGCGTGTCACCGCCAAGGCGCGTCAGCGCATCGTCCAGGCCGAGGACGTCGCGGCGCGACAGCTCGCGGCCGCGCTGCGTACCCTCACGGACGGCGACCGCGACGCCCTCGGCTCGGCGCTCGGCGCTCTCGAGGCTCTCACCCGGCGCCTGCGCGACCACTCCGCCGCCTGA
- a CDS encoding oxygenase MpaB family protein — MAYTDASLDALRRTGDELADATVAALFARGEVGTFNTLMRYVSNAGTPLPDGLPDVAREYLESTRTPPAWVDWAEMEKARLFFIDNNVHISTALSFASMPACYVVPHVAKLLSASHGLKYPSKRMAETGQFTVHLMQPDAFESGSRFIPAAQKVRLLHAAIRHHLTRENRWDTAGLGTPICQEDMIGGQMFFSLLVLDSLHRLGIHMSTEGAEAYYYAWRVVGAMLGVDQDAVPRTLDEARQFLDLYMVRHMGPSEEGAHLTEQLIDLYEEVVPGTFFDPIVSALIRHLIGDTCADWLHVPRTSWDTVVKAVPHLLGVLETIEDRSPLGAWALNRLGHLTTVLELSSLTRGRVMHYAIPETLKKDYGITGVPRTHRWTPPTPTV, encoded by the coding sequence ATGGCCTACACCGACGCATCGCTGGACGCCCTGCGGCGAACCGGGGACGAACTCGCCGATGCCACCGTCGCCGCACTCTTCGCCCGCGGAGAGGTGGGCACGTTCAACACCCTGATGCGGTACGTCTCCAACGCCGGCACTCCCCTGCCGGACGGTCTGCCCGACGTCGCACGCGAGTACCTCGAATCCACCCGCACCCCGCCGGCCTGGGTGGACTGGGCGGAGATGGAGAAAGCCCGGCTGTTCTTCATCGACAACAACGTGCACATCTCCACCGCGCTGTCCTTCGCCTCCATGCCCGCCTGCTACGTCGTCCCGCACGTGGCGAAGCTGCTGTCGGCCAGTCACGGTCTGAAGTACCCGTCCAAACGGATGGCGGAGACCGGGCAGTTCACCGTCCATCTGATGCAGCCCGACGCCTTCGAGTCCGGCAGCCGCTTCATCCCGGCCGCCCAGAAGGTACGCCTCCTGCACGCCGCCATCCGCCACCACCTCACCCGCGAGAACCGCTGGGACACGGCGGGGCTCGGAACGCCGATCTGCCAGGAGGACATGATCGGCGGGCAGATGTTCTTCTCCCTGCTCGTCCTGGACAGCCTGCACCGCCTCGGCATCCACATGTCGACCGAGGGCGCGGAAGCGTACTACTACGCGTGGCGCGTCGTCGGCGCCATGTTGGGCGTCGACCAGGACGCCGTCCCCCGGACCCTCGACGAGGCCCGCCAGTTCCTCGACCTGTACATGGTCCGGCACATGGGCCCCTCCGAGGAAGGTGCCCATCTGACCGAGCAGCTGATCGACCTCTACGAGGAGGTGGTGCCCGGCACCTTCTTCGACCCCATCGTCTCCGCCCTCATCCGCCACCTCATCGGCGACACCTGCGCCGACTGGCTCCATGTGCCGCGCACCTCGTGGGACACCGTCGTCAAGGCCGTGCCCCACCTCCTCGGCGTCCTGGAGACCATCGAGGACCGCTCCCCGCTCGGCGCCTGGGCCCTGAACCGCCTCGGCCACCTCACCACGGTCCTCGAACTGTCCTCCCTCACCCGTGGACGCGTCATGCACTACGCGATCCCCGAAACACTCAAGAAGGACTACGGCATCACCGGCGTACCCCGCACCCACCGGTGGACCCCACCGACCCCCACCGTCTGA
- a CDS encoding polyprenyl synthetase family protein has product MAYERWEPTLFKARVDEVLRRFVAREADEFAAVDPMLGAVAGRLEAAVADGKRLRAAFCYWGWRAVGQPDSDALVRAAASMELVHAAAVVHDDLIDDSPLRHGRPTTHVALRRAVGDRPDADAAGRSLAMLVGDLLMALAGQLFAASGLPAAYLVRARPLWAVMARELIAGECLEILRTGGGLDTEAALKVIRYKTAKYTVEQPLLIGGALAGAGVRLREGYSAYGLPLGEAFQLRDDLLGLFGDPELTGKANADDVRGRRPTALLAETWRLADDAERESLHTLLGRDDLDGTGLDTVRGVMRRLKAPDRIESMIEARVEEALGALHELDLPAHAAGGLTALAHSAAVRLS; this is encoded by the coding sequence GTGGCGTATGAGCGGTGGGAGCCGACCCTGTTCAAGGCCCGCGTGGACGAGGTGCTGCGGCGGTTCGTCGCCCGGGAGGCCGACGAGTTCGCGGCGGTCGATCCGATGCTCGGTGCCGTGGCCGGGAGACTGGAGGCGGCGGTCGCGGACGGCAAGCGGCTGCGGGCGGCGTTCTGTTACTGGGGTTGGCGGGCGGTGGGGCAGCCGGACAGCGACGCGCTGGTGCGGGCGGCCGCCTCGATGGAACTGGTGCATGCCGCCGCGGTCGTGCACGACGACCTCATCGACGACAGCCCGCTGCGGCACGGGCGCCCCACCACCCACGTCGCCCTGCGCCGGGCCGTAGGGGATCGTCCCGACGCCGATGCCGCCGGACGGTCGTTGGCGATGCTGGTGGGAGATCTGCTGATGGCGCTGGCCGGGCAGTTGTTCGCCGCCAGCGGTCTGCCCGCCGCGTATCTCGTCCGGGCCCGCCCGTTGTGGGCGGTGATGGCCCGTGAGCTGATCGCGGGCGAGTGTCTGGAGATTCTGCGCACGGGTGGCGGCTTGGACACCGAGGCAGCGCTGAAGGTGATCCGGTACAAGACCGCCAAGTACACCGTCGAACAACCTCTGTTGATCGGTGGGGCGCTGGCCGGGGCGGGCGTGCGGCTGCGCGAGGGATATTCCGCGTACGGGCTGCCGCTGGGCGAGGCGTTCCAGCTCCGGGACGACCTGCTCGGGCTGTTCGGAGACCCCGAGCTCACCGGCAAGGCCAATGCCGACGATGTGCGCGGCCGACGGCCCACCGCGCTGCTGGCGGAGACATGGCGTCTCGCCGACGACGCGGAGCGGGAGTCGCTGCACACGCTGCTGGGCCGGGACGACCTGGACGGGACGGGGCTGGACACGGTGCGCGGGGTCATGCGCCGGCTGAAGGCGCCCGACCGCATCGAGAGCATGATCGAGGCACGGGTCGAGGAGGCTCTCGGCGCCCTCCACGAACTGGACCTGCCGGCACACGCCGCCGGCGGACTGACCGCGCTGGCGCATTCCGCGGCGGTACGCCTGTCCTGA
- a CDS encoding polyprenyl synthetase, protein MTRKAGEAGGLISDSQALLLAAGLADLAVSTVGSALGTVRGLLRRSDATELAGEAERELVARGRLVLDRYAAVPPAHLEILAQRALARKAAGGV, encoded by the coding sequence GTGACGCGAAAAGCGGGAGAGGCCGGAGGCCTGATCAGCGACAGCCAAGCACTCCTGCTGGCTGCCGGACTGGCCGATCTGGCGGTGAGCACGGTGGGTTCGGCCCTGGGGACGGTGCGAGGGCTGTTGCGCCGGTCGGACGCCACCGAGCTGGCCGGAGAGGCAGAGCGCGAACTCGTGGCGCGTGGGCGCCTGGTGCTGGACCGGTATGCGGCCGTGCCCCCGGCCCACTTGGAGATCCTCGCCCAGCGCGCCCTGGCCCGGAAGGCCGCCGGTGGCGTATGA
- a CDS encoding SDR family oxidoreductase → MTGRLTGRTAVVTGGSTGIGQEIARRLAAEGADIAVADIDPADETRALVTQTGQRFFSDKVDVSVEDAINGFAARVRRELGAADILVNNAAVVLLADIDQVTFDAWRRTFAVNVDGPFLASRAFLPDLKESEAGRIINITSSSYWSPPPPFVSYISAKGALNGLTSVLAANLAAHHITVNGVAASLVRTATAAEKTSEFFFDQTVQMQNIKRVQMPADVSGVVAFLASDDAAFITGQIVVADGGSTRR, encoded by the coding sequence ATGACGGGGAGGCTGACGGGCAGGACTGCCGTCGTGACCGGGGGCAGTACGGGCATCGGGCAGGAGATCGCCCGCAGGCTCGCGGCGGAGGGCGCGGACATCGCCGTAGCGGACATCGATCCGGCCGACGAGACGCGGGCCCTCGTCACGCAGACCGGTCAGCGATTCTTCAGCGACAAGGTCGACGTCTCGGTAGAGGACGCGATCAACGGGTTCGCCGCCCGGGTCCGGCGTGAACTCGGCGCCGCCGACATCCTGGTGAACAACGCGGCCGTCGTTCTGCTCGCCGATATCGACCAAGTGACGTTCGACGCGTGGCGTCGCACGTTCGCCGTGAACGTGGACGGTCCCTTCCTGGCCTCCCGGGCATTCCTGCCGGACCTGAAGGAGTCCGAGGCGGGACGGATCATCAACATCACGTCGTCGAGCTACTGGAGTCCCCCACCCCCCTTCGTCTCCTACATCTCCGCCAAGGGCGCGCTGAACGGACTCACCTCTGTCCTGGCCGCCAACCTCGCCGCTCACCACATCACCGTCAACGGCGTCGCAGCGAGCCTCGTCCGGACGGCCACGGCCGCGGAGAAGACGAGCGAGTTCTTCTTCGACCAGACCGTGCAGATGCAGAACATCAAGCGGGTGCAGATGCCGGCCGACGTCTCGGGCGTCGTGGCGTTTCTCGCCTCAGACGACGCCGCGTTCATCACGGGGCAGATCGTCGTCGCTGACGGCGGAAGCACGCGCCGCTGA
- a CDS encoding MFS transporter — protein sequence MHSGWAGNANWRWAYVGVLVIAAVSALLSLAIARNSSSPQGRSLDWPGQITSALGLFALLYAVIQGSESGWGSPQIVIAFLAAAVLLALFVFVENRAEAPLLLLSVFKNRAFAVNSVVTVIGMFGFLAIMYSTSIRLTIIQGISPLKASVAYLFFGGIGLVQLPLTSKLLERYNPRWVLFTGLVLIGASGLWFAGVPTSDRTLTAIVGPLILAGVGSALAFAAISAVAVNTLPNHLAGMASGATSTFRDLGFALGPAIMGAVALSQAAKEIARNLTDNPGLSKAYAAFQAAPAHAPADQKAQLEAAVHAVGSGPLGANSVPGSITSPDGQVIPFNPLKDVAFHALSSSYSLAFVLGGVAALVAAALTLVGGPGGVDQAHLDDDPHTLDG from the coding sequence ATCCACAGCGGTTGGGCCGGGAACGCGAACTGGCGCTGGGCCTACGTCGGTGTCCTCGTCATCGCCGCGGTGAGCGCGCTCCTGTCGCTGGCCATCGCCCGCAACTCCTCCTCGCCCCAGGGCCGTTCCCTCGACTGGCCGGGGCAGATCACCTCCGCACTCGGCCTGTTCGCCCTGCTCTACGCCGTGATCCAGGGCTCCGAGAGCGGCTGGGGGAGCCCGCAGATCGTCATCGCGTTCCTCGCCGCGGCCGTGCTCCTCGCGCTGTTCGTCTTCGTGGAGAACCGCGCGGAAGCGCCGCTCCTTCTCCTGAGCGTGTTCAAGAACCGGGCGTTCGCCGTGAACTCGGTGGTCACCGTGATCGGGATGTTCGGCTTCCTCGCGATCATGTACTCCACCAGTATCCGCCTCACCATCATCCAGGGAATCAGCCCGCTGAAGGCCTCCGTCGCGTACCTCTTCTTCGGAGGCATCGGCTTGGTGCAGCTGCCCCTCACCTCCAAGCTGCTCGAGCGGTACAACCCCCGGTGGGTGCTCTTCACCGGCCTGGTCCTCATCGGCGCCAGCGGGCTGTGGTTCGCGGGCGTTCCGACGAGCGATCGGACACTGACCGCCATCGTCGGGCCGCTGATCCTCGCCGGCGTCGGCTCGGCACTCGCCTTCGCCGCCATCAGCGCGGTCGCGGTCAACACCCTGCCCAACCACCTCGCCGGCATGGCAAGCGGTGCCACGAGCACGTTCCGGGACCTCGGGTTCGCACTCGGCCCCGCGATCATGGGCGCTGTCGCGCTGAGCCAGGCCGCCAAGGAGATCGCGCGCAACCTGACCGACAATCCCGGCCTGAGCAAGGCTTATGCGGCGTTCCAGGCCGCTCCGGCACATGCTCCAGCGGATCAGAAAGCGCAGCTGGAGGCGGCGGTGCACGCTGTGGGCTCGGGCCCGCTCGGCGCCAACTCGGTGCCGGGCAGCATCACTTCGCCGGACGGTCAGGTCATCCCCTTCAACCCGCTCAAGGACGTCGCTTTCCACGCCCTCAGCAGCAGTTACTCCCTGGCGTTCGTGCTCGGTGGTGTGGCCGCTCTGGTGGCGGCGGCGCTCACCCTCGTGGGTGGGCCCGGTGGCGTGGACCAGGCTCATCTCGACGACGACCCGCACACCCTCGACGGCTGA
- a CDS encoding nuclear transport factor 2 family protein, with protein MTTTHPGTSRNDVRTPATVAEAEDAWLVAITKGDEEQRELMLPDCVIVHGPVGNFHERERFLAYNASMGATVEAETSEVTCRERDGRAIVTCFQKMRIRRLPDLPPFLVQAVATRVWFSTDEGWRLGHMQLSRRQPSA; from the coding sequence ATGACCACGACACACCCGGGGACGAGCAGGAACGACGTCCGCACACCGGCCACGGTCGCCGAGGCGGAGGACGCGTGGCTCGTCGCGATCACGAAAGGCGACGAGGAACAGCGTGAACTCATGCTCCCCGACTGCGTGATCGTCCACGGTCCGGTCGGGAACTTCCATGAACGCGAGCGTTTCCTCGCCTACAACGCGTCCATGGGAGCCACCGTCGAGGCCGAGACCAGCGAGGTGACCTGCCGGGAGCGGGACGGACGGGCCATCGTGACGTGCTTCCAGAAGATGCGCATCCGGCGCCTGCCCGACCTGCCGCCGTTCCTGGTGCAGGCCGTGGCCACCCGGGTGTGGTTCTCGACCGACGAGGGATGGCGCCTGGGCCACATGCAGCTCTCCCGGCGGCAACCGTCGGCATGA
- a CDS encoding IclR family transcriptional regulator, which yields MPRANEPGRTVSSRLWDLLFAFDPNNTEMTLADLVRRTGMPHATARRLTLELVEAGALERTSDNRFAIGLPLWRLGTLAPRAETLRSAAQPFVEDLYTALRQHVQLAVLQGDQAVIIERLSALNAVGLTSQVGGQLPLHCSGVGKVLLSHSSPAFIDEVLAGRLRRFTPRTIVDPAELRGQLASCRSTGTVVVKEELSEGAESVATRIVDGRGKVVAALSVVVAAGSIKLQAAVPSLVASGLGLSRSLGWRPGIPIRTS from the coding sequence ATGCCTCGTGCGAACGAGCCAGGACGCACTGTCAGCTCCCGACTCTGGGATCTGCTGTTCGCCTTTGACCCCAACAACACCGAGATGACCCTCGCCGACCTGGTCCGGCGCACCGGCATGCCGCACGCCACCGCCAGGCGCTTGACGCTCGAACTCGTGGAGGCGGGCGCGCTGGAACGCACCAGCGACAACCGCTTCGCGATCGGCCTGCCTCTGTGGCGCCTCGGGACCCTCGCACCACGCGCCGAGACACTGCGCAGCGCCGCGCAGCCGTTCGTGGAGGACCTGTACACGGCTCTTCGCCAGCATGTGCAGTTGGCTGTCCTCCAGGGCGACCAGGCCGTGATCATCGAGCGCTTGTCGGCCCTCAACGCCGTCGGTCTGACCTCACAGGTCGGCGGCCAGCTGCCCCTGCACTGCTCAGGCGTCGGCAAGGTACTGCTGAGCCACAGCAGTCCGGCGTTCATCGACGAGGTGCTGGCCGGAAGACTGCGACGCTTCACTCCCAGAACGATCGTGGACCCGGCCGAACTCCGTGGCCAGCTGGCGTCCTGTCGCTCGACCGGAACGGTGGTCGTCAAGGAAGAGCTGAGCGAGGGGGCCGAGTCGGTCGCGACGCGCATCGTCGACGGCCGCGGCAAAGTCGTCGCGGCCCTCTCCGTCGTGGTGGCCGCGGGTTCGATCAAACTGCAGGCGGCCGTTCCCTCGCTGGTCGCGAGCGGACTGGGGTTGTCCAGGAGTCTCGGCTGGCGGCCGGGCATCCCCATTCGCACCTCGTGA